CTGGATGTGGGTGCATCGACCGGCGGTTTTACCGACTGCCTTCTGCAACAGGGTGCAAAAAGAGTTTTTGCAGTTGATGTGGGGTATGGACAACTGGCCTGGAAATTAAGACAGGATCAGAGAGTTGTGGTGATCGAACGCACCAACATCCGATACATGTCGCTTACTGCCCTGCCCCGCCCTGTTGATCTTATCACCATTGATGTTTCCTTTATTTCTCTGAAAACGGTGGTGCCTGCGGTGACCAAGTTTATGAAAAAATCTGCAGTTATCGTTGCCTTAATTAAACCCCAGTTCGAAGTTGGCAGAGGGAAGGTTGGCAAAGGAGGTGTGGTGCGTCATCCTGATTTGCACCAAGAAGTGATAGCTGAACTCACCGATTTTTTCCTTGATAAAGGTTTTTTATGCAAACCGGCAATTCCCTCTCCCATACTTGGCCCCAAAGGAAACAGAGAGTTTTTTATTCACCTAAAGACAATTTGCTAACATGAATCCGACTTTTTTCCAATTTGTCGAATTTTGATGGTTGATTTTTTTTATTTTAACAGATAAGAAATATTGTTTAATTCGTGTCGAGACCTTTGCAAAACTGCACTTTTTGTCCGATTTCTACGTCAGTCTTAAATTTCAACCCTCGAAATATTCAATATATTCCTGTGGTTGATCCGCCTGAGGCAGATCGCCTTTCTTGAACTCGAACAAAAATTACCATTTTTCAAAGGTCTCGTGTCGTCAGTGGATAAAAGCCACTGCTACCAAATATTTATGAGAGGAGCTTAAATGACTGATATGGTTGATGAAATAAGAAACGTCACACTCGTTGCGCATCAGGGAGCCGGAAAAACATCCCTGGCTGAAATTATGCTTTATAATGCAGGAGTCAGCAAAAGGATAGGACGCGTTGAAGATGGCAACACAATAATGGATTTTGAACCGGAAGAAATAAAACGCAATTCAAGTATCAGTAGTTCATTCCATCAACTGGACTGGAATAAGCATAGCATCACCCTTATTGATACCCCCGGAGATCAAAATTTCTTTACCGATACCAGAATATGCATGCAGGCTGCAGATGGTGCAGTCGTGCTCATTGATGCAGTGGATGGGGTAAAAGTTCAAACCGAGCAGGCATGGGAATTTGCCACAGAATTCAACATGCCGTGTATTATTTTTATCAATAAACTCGACCGAGAACGAGCGGATTTTTCACGTACTTTTAAAGATGCCACCGAATGTTTCAAGCCGAAACCGATTATTACCCAACTCCCCATCGGATCGGAACAAGATTTTAAAGGTGTGGTCGATCTTATCAGTATGAAAGCTTATACCTATGACGCAGAAGGCAAAGCCACCAAAGGCGACATACCTTCAGATATGCACGATATGGTTACCACAGAAAGGGAGGCATTTATTGAAAATGTTGCGGAGGCAGATGACGAACTGATTGAACGCTACCTGGAAGGGGAAACCCTGACGGATGATGATATTGTGGCTGCTTTGAAAAAAGGGACCCTATCCCGTGAATTTGTTCCGGTTCTTTGTGGATCTGCCACCAATAATATAGGCATCGATCTGCTTATGAGTTTTATTAGCGATTGTATGCCCTCCCCTAAGGACGGAGGCGCAAAATCTGGGATTGATCCACAAAACGAAAAGCCCATTGATCGCAGTCCTGATCCGGACGCGCCTTTTTCAGCCTTTGTATTTAAAACCGTGGCCGACCCATATGCCGGACGCCTTTCCATATTCAAAGTGGTTTCAGGTAAACTCGGTTCCGATGGGAACTTTTATAATGTAAATAAGGAAACCAAAGAAAGGTTTAACCAGTTGTTAACCATTGCTGGCAAGGAGCAAAAAGCGGCCTCAGAAGCCGGACCGGGTGCCATTGTGGCTGTGGCCAAACTCAAAGAAACCACCACCGGGGACACACTCTGTGATGAGACAGCCAAGATAAAATATGAATGCGCCAAACCGCTTCCCAACCTCATTTCTTTTGCGCTTGCATCCAAGTCAAAAGGAGATGAGGACAAAATATTCATTTCGTTGAGTAAACTTCTTGAGGAAGATACAGCATTGGTACTTGAACGCAATTCCGAAACAAATGAGATTCTCTTATCCGGCGCAGGCCAGATTCATATAGAGACCACCATAGAAAAGCTGAAAAGAAAGTTTAATGTTGAAGCCATACTTAATACTCCAAAAGTTCCCTATAAAGAGACCATCAAAAAGAAAGTCAGAGTTCAGGGGAAACACAAAAAGCAGTCCGGTGGTCATGGGCAATATGGTGACTGCTGGATTCAAATGGAACCCCTGCCCCGAGGCAAAGGGTTTGAGTTTGTGGATGCCATTGTGGGTGGTGCCATACCAAAAACTTATATACCTGCTGTTGAGAAAGGAATCGTTGAATCTGCCCCCAAAGGGGTTTTGGCTGGATTTCCCTGCGTCGATTTCAAGGTCACGCTGGATGACGGATCCTTTCATGCGGTTGATTCTTCTGAAATGGCGTTTAAAGTTGCCGGTTCCCTTGCGTTTAAAAAAGCCGCTGAAGAGGCCAAACCGGTTTTGCTGGAACCGATCATGAAGGTAACCATTACAACCCCTGATGAATTCATGGGGGATATCATGGGAGATTTGAACGGTAGACGCGGAAGAGTCCTGGGTATGGACAGCGCCGGTAAAAATCAGGTGATTAATGCACAGGTTCCCATGTCTGAATTTTTAACCTATGCGCCGGACCTAAGATCCATGACCGGTGGAAGAGGTATATTTTACATGGAATTTTCCCATTATGACGAAGTTCCCGCCCAGATATCAGAAAAGATCATTGAGGAAGTGAACAAAGCCAAAGAATGATCGGGTTACGAGTTGCGGGTTTTGCACTTTTTACCTTTAACCCCGCAACTCGTAACACGTAACTCCTATCCCCTACCACCATACCCGCATGCATTTTTTACACGGTGCGTACCCTTCCCAAAATGCATCCCATCTGCTTGAAAAATAGACTTTATCTAGTGTTGCATTTCCAAAACGACATGTC
This region of Thermodesulfobacteriota bacterium genomic DNA includes:
- a CDS encoding TlyA family RNA methyltransferase, whose amino-acid sequence is MPADKQRLDLAVVERGLARSRQRAKALIMEGKIRVNDQPVDKPGTLVSPNDHLYLKGKDIAYVSRGGVKLESALKSFKLNVDGFFCLDVGASTGGFTDCLLQQGAKRVFAVDVGYGQLAWKLRQDQRVVVIERTNIRYMSLTALPRPVDLITIDVSFISLKTVVPAVTKFMKKSAVIVALIKPQFEVGRGKVGKGGVVRHPDLHQEVIAELTDFFLDKGFLCKPAIPSPILGPKGNREFFIHLKTIC
- the fusA gene encoding elongation factor G — protein: MTDMVDEIRNVTLVAHQGAGKTSLAEIMLYNAGVSKRIGRVEDGNTIMDFEPEEIKRNSSISSSFHQLDWNKHSITLIDTPGDQNFFTDTRICMQAADGAVVLIDAVDGVKVQTEQAWEFATEFNMPCIIFINKLDRERADFSRTFKDATECFKPKPIITQLPIGSEQDFKGVVDLISMKAYTYDAEGKATKGDIPSDMHDMVTTEREAFIENVAEADDELIERYLEGETLTDDDIVAALKKGTLSREFVPVLCGSATNNIGIDLLMSFISDCMPSPKDGGAKSGIDPQNEKPIDRSPDPDAPFSAFVFKTVADPYAGRLSIFKVVSGKLGSDGNFYNVNKETKERFNQLLTIAGKEQKAASEAGPGAIVAVAKLKETTTGDTLCDETAKIKYECAKPLPNLISFALASKSKGDEDKIFISLSKLLEEDTALVLERNSETNEILLSGAGQIHIETTIEKLKRKFNVEAILNTPKVPYKETIKKKVRVQGKHKKQSGGHGQYGDCWIQMEPLPRGKGFEFVDAIVGGAIPKTYIPAVEKGIVESAPKGVLAGFPCVDFKVTLDDGSFHAVDSSEMAFKVAGSLAFKKAAEEAKPVLLEPIMKVTITTPDEFMGDIMGDLNGRRGRVLGMDSAGKNQVINAQVPMSEFLTYAPDLRSMTGGRGIFYMEFSHYDEVPAQISEKIIEEVNKAKE